The following are from one region of the Corylus avellana chromosome ca1, CavTom2PMs-1.0 genome:
- the LOC132166886 gene encoding flavonol synthase/flavanone 3-hydroxylase-like has product MGVERVQDIASLSKDEIPAEFIRSVNEQPGITTVHGEVLEVPTIDMADPDEEKVLRAIVDASRDWGMFQIVNHGVPVEAIAKLQAVGKEFFELPPEEKEVYAKPPGQSVEGYGTKLQKEVEGKKAWVDHLFHNIWPPSAINYRFWPKNPPSYREANEEYANHMHGVVEKLFKSLSLGLGLEGHELKEAAGGDDLVYLLKINYYPPCPRPDLALGVPAHTDMSAFTILVPNHVQGLQAFRDAHWYDVKYIPNAFVIHIGDQLEILSNGKYKSVLHRTTVNKEHTRMSWPVFLEPSPDFVVGPHPKLIDHENPPKYKTKKYGDYVYCKLNKIPQ; this is encoded by the exons ATGGGGGTGGAAAGAGTGCAAGACATTGCTTCCTTGTCAAAGGACGAGATCCCGGCCGAGTTCATAAGGTCGGTGAACGAGCAACCGGGGATCACAACCGTCCATGGCGAGGTCCTTGAGGTGCCGACCATTGATATGGCGGACCCAGATGAGGAAAAGGTCCTCCGTGCGATAGTGGACGCTAGCCGCGACTGGGGGATGTTCCAAATCGTGAACCATGGAGTTCCCGTTGAGGCCATAGCCAAGTTGCAGGCTGTTGGGAAGGAGTTCTTCGAGCTCCCGCCTGAGGAAAAAGAGGTTTACGCTAAGCCTCCAGGTCAGTCAGTGGAGGGCTATGGAACAAAGCTTCAGAAAGAAGTGGAAGGGAAGAAAGCCTGGGTGGATCATTTGTTCCATAACATATGGCCTCCTTCTGCCATCAACTACCGCTTCTGGCCTAAGAACCCTCCTTCTTACag GGAGGCAAACGAGGAATATGCGAATCACATGCATGGGGTGGTGGAGAAGCTGTTCAAGAGCCTGTCATTGGGCTTAGGGCTTGAAGGGCATGAACTGAAGGAGGCAGCGGGTGGTGATGATTTGGTGTACCTTCTCAAGATCAACTATTACCCGCCCTGCCCTCGCCCTGACCTGGCTCTTGGGGTTCCGGCTCATACCGACATGAGCGCCTTCACCATTCTTGTCCCCAACCACGTCCAAGGTCTCCAGGCTTTCAGAGATGCCCATTGGTACGATGTCAAATACATCCCCAATGCCTTCGTTATCCACATTGGGGACCAACTTGAG ATACTTAGCAATGGAAAGTACAAGAGCGTGCTACACAGGACTACAGTGAACAAAGAGCACACAAGAATGTCGTGGCCGGTATTCTTGGAGCCTTCGCCGGACTTTGTGGTAGGGCCTCACCCGAAGCTCATCGACCATGAAAATCCTCCAAAATACAAGACGAAGAAATACGGTGACTATGTTTACTGTAAGCTTAACAAGATTCCCCAGTAA
- the LOC132164980 gene encoding uncharacterized protein LOC132164980, translating into MDHGTTDSEPRRSGSFSHTGSASSSCRRRSISFPAAVPFHIDDEIESETVSEAGDIGDRALQSNRHSEDASLCFSIDHASQNGVAAPTSLDTLLHPYGYWSRDPALNTISPVSPLPEETISPLSVDAMVCSKDKKQEELPKLWDYVLCLIHLAVFGILGVLTRYLLQKLFGPGVVGLTNNENILYLDLPSNMVGSFLMGWWGVVFKADISRISDYLAIGLTTGYLGSLTTFSGWNQKMLELSVDGHWVFTVLGFLLGLFLAAYSVIVGVETAKGFKWLLTRQNGSSGSGIRSSSSNCRVDSSRRHLAVMVVLILMLVLLWGLSGELLKEQFSSDGSGAQLWLACIVGPAGVWIRWFLARLNGRGLGRSGLFKWVPIGTLIANVSAACVMAALSTVKKAVNSQTCDTVASGIQLGFLGCLSTVSTFIAEFNAMRESTHPWRAYAYALITICSSFGLGTLIYSVPVWTKGYG; encoded by the exons ATGGATCATGGAACTACTGACTCTGAACCCAGACGAAGTGGATCATTTAGTCACACGGGAAGTGCCAGTTCTTCATGTAGAAGGCGCTCTATAAGTTTTCCAGCAGCTGTACCCTTTCATATAGATGATGAAATTGAAAGTGAGACTGTTTCGGAGGCAGGAGATATTGGGGATCGGGCTCTTCAGAGCAACAGGCACAGTGAGGATGCTAGCCTGTGCTTTTCTATTGATCATGCATCACAGAATGGAGTAGCTGCTCCCACTTCCCTGGATACTCTGTTGCACCCTTATGGATATTGGTCTCGTGATCCAGCATTGAATACAATCTCTCCAGTGTCTCCGTTGCCAGAGGAAACTATATCTCCCCTTTCCGTGGATGCAATGGTGTGCTCTAAAGACAAAAAGCAA GAAGAGTTGCCAAAGTTATGGGATTATGTTTTATGTCTCATTCATTTAGCTGTTTTTGGGATTCTTGGG GTTTTAACAAGGTATTTACTGCAAAAATTGTTCGGCCCTGGAGTTGTTGGCTTGACAAACAATGAAAACATTCTGTACCTTGACCTTCCTTCTAatatg GTTGGTTCTTTCTTGATGGGATGGTGGGGTGTCGTTTTCAAAGCAGACATATCCCGCATTTCAGACTATCTAGCGATCGGATTGACGACTGGTTATTTAGGAAGTCTTACAACTTTCAGTGGTTGGAATCAGAAAATGCTTGAGCTTAGTGTTGATGGCCATTGGGTGTTTACtgtgcttggttttcttttag GCTTGTTTCTTGCTGCCTATTCCGTTATTGTTGGTGTTGAAACAGCCAAGGGTTTTAAGTGGCTTCTAACAAGACAAAACGGAAGTTCAGGAAGTGGCATCCGTAGCTCTAGCAGCAACTGTAGGGTTGATAGCAGCAGGCGTCACTTGGCAGTCATGGTGGTGTTGATTTTAATGCTAGTCTTGTTATGGGGTTTAAGTGGAGAGCTATTGAAGGAACAGTTTAGCAGTGACGGCAGTGGTGCTCAACTATGGTTGGCTTGCATTGTTGGACCTGCAGGTGTGTGGATCAGGTGGTTCTTAGCCCGACTCAACGGGCGTGGGTTAGGAAGGTCCGGATTGTTTAAATGGGTACCGATTGGGACTCTAATCGCCAATGTGTCCGCAGCTTGTGTCATGGCAGCACTGTCTACTGTGAAGAAAGCG GTGAATAGCCAGACTTGTGATACTGTAGCCTCTGGCATACAACTTGGATTCTTGGGCTGTCTGAGTACTGTTTCTACCTTCATTGCCGAGTTCAATGCAATGAGAGAAAGCACGCACCCTTGGAGGGCATATGCATATGCCTTGATTACCATTTGCAGCTCTTTCGGCTTGGGGACATTGATATACTCTGTACCTGTTTGGACAAAGGGATATGGGTAG